A stretch of DNA from Deltaproteobacteria bacterium:
TACCGGATGGTCATGCGTGTCAAGCAGGTGAGTTTTTTTTCTGCTATGGCCGGCCAGGTGAAACTGGACGGCCCGGTCCTTGGGAATGGCGCGAAGATAAGTCATCGGATCGAAGCCGTGATTTTTGGCGCTGACATAGATGTTGTTGATGTCCACCAGAAGATAACAGCCCGACTCGCGGGCTAGATCCGCCAGAAAATCCCATTCGGTGAAAGTGGAGTGACTGTATTCCAGGTAACTTGACACATTTTCGATGACCAGCGGCTGTTCCAAAAAATCCTGAACCTGCCTGATTTTGTTTGTCAAATGCTTCAGACATTCCCCGGTGTAGGGGAGGGGGAGCAGATCGTG
This window harbors:
- a CDS encoding DUF692 domain-containing protein, with the translated sequence MASGGRPLYVLDKVRERYPMVMHGVSMSLGSADPLNPDYLKKLKNLADRIRPAWISDHLCWTGVHGKNAHDLLPLPYTGECLKHLTNKIRQVQDFLEQPLVIENVSSYLEYSHSTFTEWDFLADLARESGCYLLVDINNIYVSAKNHGFDPMTYLRAIPKDRAVQFHLAGHSRKKTHLLDTHDHPV